A single region of the Paludibacter jiangxiensis genome encodes:
- a CDS encoding nucleotidyltransferase family protein, producing the protein MECIILAGGFGTRLQSVVNDRPKCLAPIREVPFLAYLFDYLHKGGVSKVILSLGYRHELVEEWLHSFSTPLEVEIVVEKEPLGTGGGVKFALEKVTENNALVVNGDTLFSLNIRKLLKAHQENGCSVTLGLKPMHDFDRYGSVTLAEKYITAFREKQFCTNGLINGGVFVLNKDALNGMPDRFSFEQDYLVAEANKKNVGGYVEDAYFIDIGIPSDYEKAQWEIPAIN; encoded by the coding sequence ATGGAATGTATAATCCTTGCCGGCGGATTTGGTACCCGATTACAAAGCGTGGTCAACGACCGTCCGAAATGCCTGGCACCGATCAGGGAGGTTCCCTTTCTGGCCTATCTGTTCGACTATCTGCATAAAGGAGGTGTCAGCAAAGTGATTCTATCGCTTGGCTACAGGCACGAGTTGGTCGAAGAGTGGTTGCACTCCTTCAGTACGCCGCTGGAAGTCGAGATTGTTGTTGAAAAGGAACCGCTCGGCACAGGAGGTGGAGTTAAATTTGCCCTGGAGAAAGTCACTGAAAACAACGCATTGGTAGTAAACGGCGACACTCTTTTCTCGTTAAATATACGTAAGTTGCTCAAAGCTCATCAGGAGAACGGTTGTTCCGTTACACTTGGGCTGAAACCAATGCATGATTTCGACCGATATGGAAGCGTAACGCTGGCAGAAAAATATATTACTGCATTCCGCGAAAAACAGTTTTGTACAAACGGGCTTATCAACGGAGGTGTGTTTGTGTTGAATAAAGACGCACTCAACGGGATGCCTGACCGGTTTTCTTTCGAACAGGATTACCTCGTTGCGGAAGCGAATAAAAAAAATGTGGGAGGATATGTCGAAGATGCCTACTTCATCGACATCGGAATTCCTTCCGATTATGAAAAAGCACAATGGGAAATACCAGCAATAAATTAA
- a CDS encoding D-sedoheptulose-7-phosphate isomerase — translation MISKIQHILQTSARVKEAIADDAVMTDTIARIAGIMTEAFRKGNRVYFCGNGGSAADAQHLAAEFSGRFYIDRPILPSEALHCNTSYLTAVANDYGYNEAYARIASSFTKGDVLVGISTSGNSENIVKAFEVCRQKGVTTVGMTGEKGGKMAPLSDFWVGVPSNDTPRIQEAHITVGHIICQLVEEQLFG, via the coding sequence ATGATTTCGAAAATACAACACATATTACAGACCTCTGCCAGGGTCAAAGAAGCAATTGCGGATGATGCAGTAATGACAGATACCATCGCACGGATAGCCGGAATAATGACAGAGGCCTTCCGAAAGGGTAACCGTGTGTACTTTTGTGGCAATGGTGGCAGCGCGGCCGACGCTCAACATTTGGCAGCGGAGTTCTCCGGACGGTTTTACATAGACCGCCCCATTCTACCATCGGAAGCATTGCACTGTAACACCTCCTACCTCACCGCCGTTGCGAACGACTACGGATACAACGAGGCCTATGCACGAATTGCAAGTTCGTTTACCAAAGGTGATGTACTGGTTGGAATTTCCACTTCGGGTAATTCCGAAAATATTGTCAAGGCATTTGAGGTTTGCCGTCAAAAAGGGGTAACCACAGTAGGAATGACCGGCGAAAAAGGAGGCAAGATGGCGCCTTTGTCCGATTTTTGGGTTGGAGTTCCGAGCAATGACACTCCACGCATTCAGGAGGCTCATATCACAGTTGGACATATCATTTGCCAGTTAGTTGAAGAGCAACTTTTCGGATAA
- a CDS encoding GHMP family kinase ATP-binding protein: MLHRSKAPLRLGLAGGGTDVSPYSDLFGGAILNATISLYAHATVEPLKQPKVILEALDRNEYVELNLDDEVVIDHLLPLHKGIYKRIRTDFMHQPHGFRLSTFVDAPAGSGLGTSSTLAVAIIGAFVEWFKLPLGSYEIARLAYDIERVDLGMAGGKQDQYAATFGGVNYMEFFSDDKVIVNPLRIGHKYLRELEHNMLLYYTAQSRYSSAIIEEQQKNVKSNNKHSVEAMHKLKQQALDMKNALLTGKIHDIGHILDEGFAYKRQMAHGISTPMIEELYTEAKNAGALGGKISGAGGGGFMMFYCPDNAKYGVEKVLNKFDGHIVRYTFVEDGLYTWSI; the protein is encoded by the coding sequence ATGCTCCATCGCTCTAAAGCTCCTCTTCGTCTCGGTTTAGCAGGAGGAGGCACCGACGTAAGTCCTTACTCCGATCTGTTCGGAGGCGCAATCCTGAATGCCACCATATCTCTTTACGCACACGCTACGGTAGAACCTCTCAAACAACCGAAAGTGATCCTTGAGGCTTTGGACCGAAATGAATACGTGGAACTTAACCTTGATGACGAAGTTGTCATCGACCATCTTCTTCCGCTGCATAAAGGCATTTACAAGCGTATCCGCACAGATTTCATGCACCAGCCTCACGGATTCCGGCTCAGTACGTTTGTGGACGCTCCCGCAGGTTCGGGCTTAGGCACTTCGTCGACGCTGGCTGTGGCCATAATCGGAGCTTTCGTTGAATGGTTCAAGCTGCCGTTGGGGAGTTACGAGATTGCCCGTTTGGCCTACGATATAGAACGCGTCGATTTGGGAATGGCAGGTGGCAAGCAGGATCAGTATGCCGCCACTTTCGGAGGCGTTAATTACATGGAGTTCTTTTCCGATGATAAGGTCATTGTGAATCCCCTGCGTATCGGACACAAATACCTGCGCGAATTGGAGCACAACATGTTGCTCTATTATACTGCCCAAAGCCGTTATTCGTCGGCAATCATCGAAGAACAGCAAAAGAACGTCAAAAGCAATAACAAACACTCCGTCGAGGCCATGCACAAGTTGAAACAACAGGCACTGGACATGAAGAATGCCCTGCTGACAGGTAAAATACACGACATTGGCCATATCTTAGACGAGGGTTTTGCCTATAAGCGACAGATGGCACATGGCATCAGTACGCCAATGATAGAAGAACTTTACACGGAAGCCAAAAATGCAGGCGCACTGGGAGGAAAAATTTCAGGTGCGGGAGGCGGTGGCTTTATGATGTTCTACTGTCCCGACAATGCCAAATACGGAGTAGAGAAGGTGCTGAACAAATTTGATGGTCATATCGTGCGTTACACTTTTGTGGAAGATGGGCTTTACACATGGAGCATCTGA
- a CDS encoding capsule assembly Wzi family protein, with amino-acid sequence MQKQLSFLLFILYTITPLFAQKDSLQYDLQLMTLTSSGKYAPFWQQSIRYGSVLSSPNSTNILVGVCKEPGNAPQLLKYGYKATLLLQTDYKQTNTRFQELYVQGKLSAFDLVFGQREEYLGCQDSVLSCGGILFSKNARPMPKLTAGIEHFTPLPYSFGLLEVRGAIAHGWFTDNTYMKGVYLHHLYGYLRVGGKLPIHVSYGVDHVAQWGGYNAEQGRQPSGFGDFIRIIQGKQGGSNALNTDKINALGNHIISQSLKVESRLGAVNLSAYWQNISEDGPIELIGTTMNAPDGLWGITLRTERFRFLKGILYEYLQTTDQSGPINEKDGIVYGGTDGYFTNGVYQSGWNYFNRTIGTPFISSPFYNQNGILYTSNSRVQVHHFGAEGELSGCSYLLLASFSKNYGAYYAPFPSMVRNTSLLLEVHKSFPRFYGLEAGCSLAADFGKLYGNSTSCMITLRKRGILTCY; translated from the coding sequence ATGCAAAAACAACTTAGCTTTCTGCTTTTTATTTTATACACCATCACTCCTTTATTTGCGCAAAAGGATAGTCTGCAGTACGATCTACAGCTAATGACACTCACTTCGTCCGGCAAGTATGCTCCTTTTTGGCAACAAAGTATCCGATACGGCTCTGTACTCTCTTCCCCCAATAGCACCAACATTCTGGTCGGAGTCTGCAAGGAACCGGGTAATGCACCGCAACTACTAAAATACGGCTACAAAGCGACCTTGTTACTGCAGACTGATTACAAACAAACTAATACCCGGTTTCAGGAACTGTATGTACAGGGGAAATTATCGGCATTCGATCTGGTGTTCGGACAAAGGGAAGAGTACCTGGGCTGTCAGGATTCTGTATTGTCGTGCGGCGGAATCCTCTTTTCGAAGAATGCACGCCCGATGCCAAAATTAACCGCCGGAATTGAACATTTCACGCCCCTGCCTTACTCCTTCGGATTGCTGGAGGTGAGAGGGGCTATTGCCCACGGTTGGTTCACCGACAACACCTATATGAAAGGAGTTTACCTGCACCATCTCTACGGATACCTCAGGGTCGGAGGCAAGTTGCCAATACACGTCTCGTATGGCGTCGATCATGTGGCACAATGGGGCGGTTACAACGCCGAACAGGGGCGACAACCGAGCGGTTTCGGTGATTTTATCCGAATAATACAAGGTAAGCAAGGCGGAAGTAACGCATTGAATACTGATAAGATAAATGCTTTAGGTAACCATATTATTTCGCAAAGCCTGAAAGTAGAATCCAGACTGGGAGCAGTCAATTTAAGTGCCTATTGGCAAAACATATCGGAGGACGGACCCATCGAATTAATCGGTACTACTATGAATGCTCCGGACGGATTGTGGGGAATTACGTTGCGGACAGAACGCTTCCGTTTCCTAAAGGGTATTCTTTATGAATACCTGCAAACTACCGACCAGTCTGGTCCTATCAATGAAAAAGACGGAATTGTTTATGGTGGAACGGATGGCTATTTTACCAATGGTGTTTATCAATCTGGGTGGAACTATTTTAACCGGACAATCGGAACGCCTTTTATATCTTCTCCATTTTATAATCAAAACGGAATTCTTTATACATCGAATAGCCGGGTGCAGGTACATCATTTTGGAGCTGAAGGAGAACTGTCCGGATGCAGCTACCTGCTGTTGGCCTCCTTCAGTAAGAACTACGGCGCTTATTATGCCCCATTCCCTTCCATGGTCAGAAATACTTCGCTGTTGCTGGAAGTACACAAATCGTTCCCCCGTTTCTACGGGCTGGAGGCCGGATGTTCTCTGGCAGCAGACTTCGGAAAGCTTTACGGCAACTCCACCAGTTGTATGATCACCCTCCGCAAACGAGGGATTCTGACCTGCTACTAA
- a CDS encoding Kelch repeat-containing protein has protein sequence MKCLRLSIYIFLSILLFIACNNEMLLERTQFTYIQKNTIPDGGRASAVAFAIAGKGYVALGRNRDGSSLNDCWQYDPTTDSWTQKNSFPGKARVKAIAAVANESAYVGLGYCKETGDSSDTAAYLNDFWQYDPNRDLWTRKADFPSNFTDACACFVYNNEIYVGSGFNGSGSTCKFWKYLPVEDRWIPLNAFTGESREVAVACHGDNHCYFGTGYQCKSYNDWWEYSPETDSWKQRQPMPDHGRQNTLAIAVGDRYCVCTGRYWRGSVTANQYLRADVKEFDPAQNKWIDRGEIPNGKRENAVAFTINGTVYLGLGEDDNGLVNNFWSFTP, from the coding sequence ATGAAATGTCTCAGACTATCTATATATATCTTCCTTTCCATCCTGCTGTTCATTGCCTGCAACAATGAAATGCTATTAGAAAGAACGCAGTTCACTTACATACAAAAAAACACCATTCCCGATGGAGGGAGGGCCTCGGCCGTCGCCTTTGCAATAGCTGGCAAAGGATATGTAGCATTGGGGCGCAACCGCGACGGCTCTTCCCTCAACGATTGCTGGCAATACGATCCGACAACCGATAGCTGGACGCAAAAAAACAGTTTCCCCGGTAAAGCTCGGGTCAAAGCGATTGCAGCTGTAGCAAACGAATCTGCTTATGTCGGTTTGGGATATTGCAAAGAAACAGGTGATTCATCCGACACTGCTGCTTATCTCAACGACTTTTGGCAATATGATCCGAATCGCGACCTATGGACGCGTAAGGCAGACTTTCCAAGTAATTTTACGGATGCCTGCGCCTGCTTTGTCTATAACAATGAAATTTATGTCGGTTCTGGATTCAACGGGAGTGGCTCTACCTGCAAGTTCTGGAAATATCTCCCTGTAGAAGACCGATGGATACCCCTCAATGCTTTTACGGGCGAAAGCCGTGAAGTAGCGGTAGCCTGTCACGGTGACAACCATTGCTACTTCGGAACCGGATACCAATGCAAGAGTTATAACGACTGGTGGGAATATTCCCCTGAAACCGATAGCTGGAAACAACGGCAACCTATGCCTGACCATGGACGGCAAAATACTCTTGCCATTGCGGTAGGCGATCGTTATTGCGTGTGTACCGGCCGTTACTGGAGAGGTTCGGTTACCGCCAACCAATACCTCCGGGCAGATGTAAAAGAGTTTGATCCGGCACAGAACAAATGGATTGACAGGGGAGAGATACCCAACGGAAAAAGGGAGAACGCAGTGGCTTTTACCATCAACGGAACCGTTTACCTGGGACTTGGAGAAGATGATAACGGACTGGTGAACAATTTCTGGAGCTTTACACCGTAA
- a CDS encoding Wzz/FepE/Etk N-terminal domain-containing protein — translation MTTPNQSDEISLQEIIQHLTTIKKRVWSKKWIVIAIAVAGAAIGLTTSFLTKPTYTAKLSFALQDEKGGGSLSNLAGLASQFGVNIGGASSAFGGDNLYELFASLRLVEQTLLCPTTINGKTTNLLNLYIDTYELQKKWSKSKKPELQKMAFPLSQDRKTYTRAQDSILQSIYKRIIKKPMLTVAQRSKKLSIGDITFVSENEDLSKLFVENLIRETTDFYVYTKTKVSRDNYMKLLHQADSVKAIFNGAVAARASQADAVPNAVRQVASVGVVRSQSNMQVAGATYAEMIKNLEVMKMTINQETPLVQVIDAPTYPLEKQRLGKAKGILIGGFIGGFLAILWFAALYFWSLFKVSLKEESEKQETEPLT, via the coding sequence ATGACCACACCAAATCAATCGGACGAAATATCCTTACAAGAAATAATTCAGCATCTAACAACTATCAAGAAAAGAGTCTGGAGCAAAAAGTGGATCGTAATTGCCATTGCTGTAGCCGGAGCCGCAATCGGCCTTACAACATCTTTTCTTACCAAACCGACCTATACTGCCAAACTTTCTTTTGCCTTACAGGATGAGAAAGGAGGAGGTAGTTTATCAAACCTTGCAGGTCTTGCAAGCCAGTTTGGAGTGAATATTGGAGGAGCCAGCAGCGCCTTTGGAGGAGACAATCTCTACGAATTGTTCGCTTCCCTCCGCTTGGTAGAACAAACACTGCTCTGCCCTACCACCATCAATGGTAAAACGACTAACCTTTTGAACCTTTATATAGATACTTACGAATTGCAGAAGAAATGGAGTAAAAGCAAAAAACCGGAACTCCAAAAGATGGCATTCCCTCTCAGTCAGGACAGAAAAACTTATACACGGGCTCAGGACAGTATTCTGCAATCCATTTATAAAAGGATAATTAAAAAGCCCATGCTTACCGTAGCCCAACGCAGCAAAAAACTGAGTATCGGTGACATTACCTTTGTGTCGGAAAACGAAGATCTTTCCAAACTATTTGTGGAAAACCTGATCCGCGAGACAACCGACTTTTACGTATATACAAAAACCAAGGTGTCGCGCGATAACTACATGAAACTGCTCCATCAGGCCGACTCGGTCAAAGCTATCTTCAACGGAGCGGTAGCAGCACGTGCCTCACAGGCTGATGCAGTACCCAATGCCGTTCGTCAGGTGGCCAGTGTCGGAGTGGTTCGTTCGCAAAGCAACATGCAGGTAGCAGGAGCTACTTATGCTGAAATGATCAAGAACCTCGAAGTGATGAAAATGACCATCAATCAGGAGACACCGCTGGTACAGGTAATCGATGCGCCTACCTACCCACTTGAAAAGCAACGTCTGGGTAAGGCCAAAGGAATCCTTATCGGTGGATTTATCGGAGGATTTTTGGCAATCCTTTGGTTTGCGGCTCTCTATTTCTGGTCGCTTTTCAAAGTCAGCCTGAAAGAGGAATCCGAAAAACAGGAAACAGAGCCCCTAACCTGA
- a CDS encoding SLBB domain-containing protein → MSHIKRTILLIVSFSLAIGICQLNAQSLSSLKNLNVDNLSDSQIGQLMQQMQSQGISANQIDKYAAAQGVSQTEADKLKKRIVQYSGHEVKSGNRYQESDNQLNMAGDEAQNGFESDQWKRDSVRASKPKVFGTSIFKNATMSFEPNLRLATPQDYVLGPDDEVLIDITGLSEASHKLYVSPEGNIRIPLVGVVNVSGLTIAEARRVIKNRMTATYKGLASGNTSVSINLGNIRSITVHVIGEVVHPGSFTIPSLATVFNALYQSGGPKENGSFRDIQIIRNNQVIKTIDLYDFLAYGKQHDFRLQDQDVVKVLPYKNRVTLTGEVKTPAIFEMKKGETLQDLITFAGGFTEKAYRESITGYRNTLKERSVVSIGNDDFKSFQTEPGDEYTVGKLLNRFVNRVQIAGAVYRPGVYALKEGMKAKDLIRLAEGLKEDAFSNSAVIFRKNNVGITEVASFSPKEVLNGQNDIMLQREDSIYISSILDMKESDFVYISGEVMKPAKYPFGEGMTLKDIILLADGFKNRANVGEIEVYRQITDVKTLNENVIKAESFKIKMSSDLENGEAATFKLKREDRVVVRPIFGAEDMKEVTIEGEVIAPGNYVLTSKKQRISDLLGQAGGLSAYAYSQGAFLTRKHKKEAVDQKAMEIIKKDAALKVKSKTNAIDSLQTEKLDAVTSDIVDIRLEKIMKHPYSKYDLQLEEGDVLSIPKQLETVNVSGQVLRSASVRYQSGRSLGYYISNAGGFSAKALAGKTYVVYPNGAVDATSHFLGFRVYPKVKPGASIVVPLKPEKKGMSTAESIGITSSIVSMAALIITLIKSF, encoded by the coding sequence ATGAGTCACATAAAACGTACGATACTGCTAATTGTATCATTCTCTTTGGCTATCGGGATCTGCCAACTAAATGCTCAATCATTATCAAGCCTCAAGAACCTCAATGTAGATAATCTTAGCGATTCGCAGATCGGTCAACTGATGCAACAGATGCAATCACAAGGCATATCGGCCAATCAAATTGATAAATATGCGGCTGCCCAAGGCGTTTCGCAAACCGAAGCCGACAAACTAAAGAAACGTATCGTGCAATATTCCGGGCATGAGGTAAAATCAGGAAACAGGTATCAGGAATCAGATAACCAGCTTAACATGGCAGGAGACGAAGCTCAAAACGGATTCGAATCCGACCAATGGAAACGCGATTCTGTCAGAGCTTCCAAACCTAAGGTATTCGGAACCTCTATTTTTAAGAACGCGACTATGAGCTTTGAGCCCAACCTCCGTTTGGCTACCCCGCAGGATTATGTTTTGGGGCCGGATGATGAAGTTTTGATCGACATTACCGGGTTATCCGAAGCTTCGCACAAATTATACGTTAGTCCTGAAGGAAACATCCGTATTCCCCTCGTTGGAGTGGTAAATGTAAGCGGACTAACCATTGCCGAGGCTCGACGGGTAATCAAAAATCGCATGACAGCCACCTACAAAGGATTGGCTTCCGGGAATACATCTGTCAGCATCAATTTGGGCAATATCCGCAGCATAACAGTACACGTCATCGGCGAAGTGGTACATCCGGGTAGCTTTACTATCCCCTCTCTGGCAACGGTTTTCAATGCGCTTTACCAGTCCGGAGGTCCGAAAGAGAACGGTTCGTTCCGTGATATACAAATAATCCGCAACAATCAGGTGATAAAAACCATTGATTTGTACGACTTCCTTGCCTACGGAAAACAACATGACTTCCGCTTGCAGGATCAGGATGTGGTGAAGGTGCTCCCCTATAAAAACCGAGTCACGCTGACCGGTGAAGTCAAGACACCTGCCATTTTCGAAATGAAAAAAGGAGAGACCCTGCAGGATCTGATTACCTTTGCGGGAGGATTTACCGAAAAAGCATACCGTGAAAGCATAACCGGTTACCGCAACACCCTGAAAGAACGGAGTGTGGTAAGTATTGGGAACGACGACTTCAAGAGCTTCCAGACCGAACCCGGAGACGAATATACGGTTGGGAAACTACTGAATCGCTTTGTTAACCGTGTACAAATTGCCGGAGCTGTTTATCGTCCGGGAGTGTACGCTTTAAAGGAAGGAATGAAAGCCAAAGACCTTATCCGGTTAGCCGAGGGGTTGAAAGAAGATGCTTTTTCAAACAGCGCGGTAATCTTCCGCAAAAACAACGTGGGCATCACAGAAGTTGCTTCTTTTAGTCCGAAAGAGGTTCTGAACGGACAAAACGACATAATGCTTCAACGGGAAGACAGCATCTATATCAGCTCCATTCTTGATATGAAAGAGAGTGACTTTGTTTATATTTCAGGCGAAGTGATGAAACCGGCCAAATATCCATTCGGCGAAGGCATGACTTTGAAAGACATCATCCTCCTTGCCGACGGCTTTAAAAACAGAGCCAACGTAGGTGAAATAGAAGTGTATCGCCAGATTACAGATGTAAAAACACTGAATGAAAATGTCATCAAGGCTGAATCGTTCAAGATTAAAATGAGCTCTGATCTGGAAAACGGGGAAGCTGCCACTTTCAAACTCAAACGGGAGGATCGCGTGGTAGTTCGTCCTATCTTCGGTGCGGAAGATATGAAAGAGGTAACGATAGAAGGCGAGGTAATTGCTCCTGGCAACTATGTATTGACATCGAAAAAGCAACGCATCTCCGATCTGCTTGGTCAGGCAGGAGGCCTCTCTGCCTATGCTTATTCACAAGGAGCTTTCCTGACTCGAAAACACAAAAAGGAAGCTGTGGATCAAAAAGCTATGGAGATCATTAAAAAAGACGCAGCCTTAAAGGTAAAAAGTAAAACCAACGCTATCGATTCCCTCCAAACGGAAAAGTTAGATGCCGTCACCTCCGATATTGTCGATATTCGTCTGGAAAAGATTATGAAACATCCATATTCCAAATACGATCTTCAATTGGAAGAAGGTGATGTGCTTTCCATTCCGAAACAGTTGGAAACGGTAAATGTATCGGGACAGGTACTCCGCAGCGCTTCCGTACGTTATCAGAGCGGACGGTCGCTTGGATATTATATCTCCAACGCCGGAGGTTTCAGTGCTAAAGCATTGGCTGGCAAAACCTATGTAGTGTATCCGAACGGAGCGGTGGACGCCACCTCGCATTTCCTCGGATTTCGGGTCTATCCGAAGGTGAAACCGGGAGCAAGCATAGTAGTGCCTCTGAAACCGGAAAAGAAAGGAATGAGTACGGCGGAATCCATCGGCATTACATCCAGTATTGTTTCAATGGCAGCATTGATTATCACATTGATTAAATCGTTCTAA
- a CDS encoding glycosyltransferase family 4 protein: MELSIVLQLASALLISGFLVYLSIPVIVRISEEKNLMDKPNKRKVNKKPIPNLGGVAIFIGIIIAVLLAIGRMEYNDLRYILAAIIMLFFIGIKDDILIISPRMKFGVQTVCAIILIVLGDIRFTHLHGIFGIDVLSYTSSVVLSLITIVGLTNAFNLIDGIDGLASGLGILMSLLFGIFFFVWGHLEYVILCAAIVGALYSFSLYNLFGHRNKVFMGDTGSLIVGLLIAVMAIKFNEFSAGKSVYFAAPMLSMAIVFIPLGDMARVFIIRLKNKKSPFSPDMTHLHHKYLALGYSHLHASIVIVVLNLCVFVIIYTLRQWNGYALLMLLACFTAMLPYAPRVCAFVFHRVQNILSK, translated from the coding sequence ATGGAACTATCGATAGTATTACAATTAGCCTCTGCACTTCTGATCAGCGGTTTTCTGGTTTACCTAAGCATTCCGGTTATTGTCCGCATCTCGGAAGAGAAGAATCTGATGGACAAACCGAATAAACGGAAGGTAAATAAGAAACCGATTCCTAATTTAGGTGGTGTAGCTATCTTTATCGGCATCATTATCGCTGTATTATTAGCTATTGGCCGTATGGAATATAACGATCTTCGCTATATTTTGGCTGCTATTATTATGCTCTTTTTTATCGGCATCAAAGATGATATTCTGATCATCTCGCCCCGGATGAAATTCGGGGTACAAACAGTATGTGCCATTATCCTGATTGTGTTGGGCGATATCCGCTTTACCCATTTGCACGGCATCTTCGGCATCGATGTGCTGAGTTACACCAGCAGCGTTGTCCTGTCACTTATCACCATTGTGGGACTGACCAACGCCTTTAACCTGATTGACGGCATCGACGGGTTGGCCAGTGGCTTGGGTATTCTAATGTCCCTGTTGTTTGGCATTTTCTTCTTCGTGTGGGGGCATCTGGAGTATGTTATTCTTTGTGCTGCCATTGTAGGTGCCCTCTATTCATTTTCGCTTTACAATCTCTTCGGTCATCGCAATAAGGTTTTTATGGGCGATACCGGCTCTTTGATTGTCGGTCTGTTGATCGCCGTGATGGCCATAAAATTCAACGAGTTTTCAGCTGGTAAATCTGTTTATTTCGCGGCTCCTATGCTCTCCATGGCAATCGTATTTATTCCATTGGGAGATATGGCTCGAGTTTTTATCATCCGCCTAAAGAATAAGAAATCGCCCTTTTCGCCCGATATGACACATTTGCATCATAAATATCTGGCTTTAGGCTACAGCCATCTGCATGCGTCCATTGTCATTGTGGTACTCAACCTCTGTGTGTTTGTGATCATTTATACACTACGACAATGGAACGGATATGCCCTTTTAATGCTATTAGCATGCTTCACTGCAATGTTACCATATGCACCCCGAGTATGCGCTTTTGTTTTTCATCGTGTTCAAAATATTCTTTCAAAATAA
- a CDS encoding glycosyltransferase yields the protein MDTPFSVLISLYVTNDPFFFEQAMTSIFEQTYPPTEVVLVIDGEKTDNQQRVIDKFQKQYPDTLRIVQINKNIGQGPALNEGLKHCSHELVARMDTDDYSKADRFEKQIRLFNNNPSIDIASSWVDEFYESIDHVSSTRKVPEKHQQIKKYAQSRCPLNHPVVMFKKSKVIEAGGYMLLGKLDDYVLWMKMLKNGAIFHNIQESLLFFRLGKDAFKRRNNIKYAQSECQLQWFLYQQGMINLVTMFSNIAIRFGVRILPANWGNLIYRKLLR from the coding sequence ATGGACACTCCATTTTCAGTATTGATTTCATTATATGTAACCAATGATCCTTTCTTTTTTGAACAAGCAATGACAAGCATCTTCGAGCAAACCTATCCTCCCACTGAGGTAGTGCTTGTTATTGATGGAGAAAAAACGGATAACCAGCAAAGGGTTATTGATAAATTCCAAAAACAATATCCAGATACACTAAGAATTGTACAAATTAACAAAAATATCGGACAAGGTCCTGCGTTAAATGAAGGGTTAAAACACTGTTCGCACGAACTAGTCGCCCGAATGGATACTGATGATTATTCCAAGGCTGACAGGTTTGAAAAGCAAATACGTCTTTTTAATAACAATCCTTCAATTGACATTGCAAGTTCTTGGGTTGATGAATTTTACGAATCGATTGATCATGTATCGAGTACTAGAAAAGTACCTGAAAAACATCAACAGATCAAGAAATATGCTCAAAGCCGTTGTCCATTGAACCATCCGGTTGTTATGTTCAAAAAGAGTAAAGTCATTGAAGCAGGGGGCTATATGCTTTTAGGCAAATTAGACGATTATGTGCTTTGGATGAAAATGCTTAAAAATGGAGCAATCTTTCATAATATACAAGAAAGCTTACTGTTTTTTCGTTTAGGAAAAGATGCCTTTAAGCGGCGCAATAACATTAAATATGCTCAAAGTGAATGCCAATTACAGTGGTTTTTGTATCAACAGGGCATGATAAACTTAGTAACAATGTTTTCAAATATTGCCATCCGTTTTGGAGTGCGCATCTTGCCTGCGAATTGGGGAAATTTGATATACCGAAAATTATTAAGATAA